The genomic interval CAACTTTTTTTTGCCGTTTCATCAACGGTCGCAAGTGAGCTCAGTTGAAGAATATGCGGCAAATTCGCAAGCTTCATAAGGCATAACTCTACATGCAGCCGCTGGTTTTTAGCAGCTTTATAATTGATATCAGTCTGGCCGGCAATACTAAGTGCCGACAGTAAAAAGCTCATGTCGGCAAGAGCAGACTGATGCAGGTATTTTCTTTCAGCTGCTTCAGAAACCTGTAAAAGGGTGACAGTAGACGGATCTTTACAAACCAGCAGATTACGGAAATGTTCGAGCAGGCCTACAATAAACAAATGCCCGTCAAATCCTTTTCGTAAAATTTCATCAAAGAGTATCAATGATTTTGCGATACTTCCAGCCGTTAAAGCATCTGTAATTTTGAAATAATAATCATAATCCAGGATATGCAGGTTTTCAAGTACCGCTTCATAAGTCAGGCGGTTGCCAGTTGAAAAAGTAACATTCAAATCGAACATAGACAAAGCGTCACGAAGTCCTCCATCAGCTTTTTGGCCGATTAGTTCCAACGCCTCTGCGTCTGTTTCAATACCTTCTTTTTTAGCAATATCTGCCAGATGGTAAGCAATATCCTTAGGTTGTATCCTGTTGAAATCGAAAATCTGGCAACGCGATAATATCGTTGGCAGAATCTTATGCTTCTCAGTTGTAGCCAGGATGAAAATGGCATAACTGGGTGGTTCTTCCAATGTTTTCAAAAATGCATTAAAAGCCTGCGATGAAAGCATGTGAACTTCATCAATGATATAAATCTGGTACTTTCCGGGTAATTGTGGCGGAGTCCGGATTTGGTCGATCAAACTCCGTATGTCATCTACTGAATTATTGGAAGCAGCATCCAGCTCATGGATGTTGAAAGACTGGTTGTTCTGAAAACTGATACAGGAAGTACATTCTCCGCATGCCTCTACGTCTTCACCCAGATTCTGGCAATTGATAGTTTTTGCCAAAATCCGTGCGCATGTAGTTTTTCCTACACCTCTTGGCCCGCAAAAAAGAAAAGCCTGTGCAAGGTGATTGGTGCGTATAGCATTTTTAAGCGTAGTAGTAATGTGTGACTGACCAACCACCGAATCGAAGGTGACGGGTCGATACTTCCTGGCCGAAACAACGAAATGATCCATGGGTGCAAGTTACCTCGATGGACTGTAATTTCAAAGCTACTTTTTTTCAATGAGTGGATAAACCCGAACATAATCCACCTCCATTTTTTGAGGGAAGATGCTATCATCCACGCCTTTCTGGCCACCCCAATTACCTCCAACTGCCATATTTAATAAAAGATGAAAAGATTTGTCAAAGGGCCATTGCTGCCATTGATAAACCGGTTCTTTATTAAATCTGAAATATTCGTTACCGTCAGCAGAGAGAGCAACATAGTCCGGAGTCCACTCACATGTATAAATGTGAAACTCAGTAGAAGCGGTATTGATAATAGTATTATTACCCTTATTGGTGCCAATGGAGTGGTTAAATGCCTTTGTATGGATATTGCCATGAATGTTATTCTGGTCAAAACCTACATGTTCCATTATATCTATTTCGCCATTATCCGGCCAGCCCTTATTTCCGTAAGTATTATTACTTGCCAGCATCCAGATAGCAGGCCATGTTCCTCGTCCCGTTGGTAGTTTGGCTTTAATTTCAAATTTGCCATAGCGAAAATCACCTTTACCAAGA from Dyadobacter sp. NIV53 carries:
- a CDS encoding family 16 glycosylhydrolase, whose protein sequence is MPNSFFKSIFLISINLIGLTGCAQPANTPQVPRQYEFGTTPVWQDEFDYSGKPDVKKWSYDLGGDGWGNNELQNYTDKQENAHVENGKLIIEAIKEQSGKNKYSSARLVSLGKGDFRYGKFEIKAKLPTGRGTWPAIWMLASNNTYGNKGWPDNGEIDIMEHVGFDQNNIHGNIHTKAFNHSIGTNKGNNTIINTASTEFHIYTCEWTPDYVALSADGNEYFRFNKEPVYQWQQWPFDKSFHLLLNMAVGGNWGGQKGVDDSIFPQKMEVDYVRVYPLIEKK